AGCACGGCGTCCCGTCGATCATGCTCACCGACGGCCCGCACGGCCTGCGCAAGCAGCGCGCCGGCGGTGATCACCTGGGGCTCGCCGACAGCGTGCCCGCCACCTGCTTCCCCACCGCGTCGGGCCTGGCGAGCTCGTGGAACACCGACCTGCTCGACGAGGTCGGCCGCGCGCTCGGCGCCGAGTGCCGGGCCGAGGACGTCGCGGTGCTGCTGGGGCCGGGCGTGAACATGAAGCGGACCCCGCTGTGCGGGCGGAACTTCGAGTACTTCGCGGAGGATCCGCTGCTGGCCGGGCACCTGGCGGCGGCGCTGGTGCGGGGCGTGCAGTCGCAGGGCGTGGGCACCTCGGTGAAGCACTTCGCGGTGAACAACCAGGAGACCGAGCGGCTCACGATCTCCGCCGAGGTCGACGAGCGGACGCTGCGGGAGATCTACCTGCCCGCGTTCGAGCACGTCGTCCGCGAAGCCCGGCCGTGGACGGTGATGTGCTCCTACAACCGGATCAACGGGGTGTACGCCTCGGAGAACCGCTGGCTGCTCACCGAGCTGCTGCGCGACGAGTGGGGGTTCGACGGGCTCGTCGTGTCCGACTGGGGCGCGGTCAACGCGCGCGACGAGAGCCTGGCGGCCGGGCTGGACCTGGAGATGCCCTCCTCCGGTGGCGCGGGAGCCGAGGTGATCGTCGCGGCCCACCGGGCGGGAACGCTGCGGGGGCAGGACATCGACGTCGCCGCTGGACGGGTGCTGCGCCTGGTCGAGCGCGCCACCTCCGCACCGGGCGCGGCCGGTTTCGACCCCGACGAGCACCACGCGCTCGCCAAGCGGGCCGCGATCGAGAGCGCGGTGCTGCTCAAGAACGATTCCGGCGTCCTCCCGCTGCGGCCGGAGTCGACGACGGTGGCCGTGCTCGGCGAACTCGCCCGCACGCCGCGCTACCAGGGCGCGGGCAGTTCCCAGGTGCGCCCGACGCGGCTGGACGACGCGCTGAGCGCGCTGGAGACCGCCGGATTCGCCGAGCTGCGCTTCGCCCCCGGCTACGAGGTGGAGGCCGACGCCCCCGATCCGGGCCTGGCCGCCGAAGCGGTGCGCCGGGCCGCCGAATCCGACGTCGCCGTGCTGTTCCTGGGCCTGCCCCCGTCCGCGGAATCCGAGGGCTACGACCGGGATCACCTGTCGCTGCCCGCGAACCAGCTCGACCTGCTGCGGGAGGTGGCGGCCGTCAACGAGCACGTCGTCGTGGTGCTCGCGGGCGGTTCGGTGGTCACCGTCGACGAGTGGCAGCGGCACGCGACGGCGATCCTGCAGGGCTGGCTGCCCGGCCAGGCGGGCGGCGGCGCGCTCGCCGACCTGCTCACCGGCGCCGCGAACCCGTCCGGACGGCTCGCCGAGACCATCCCGGTGCGCGGCGCGCACGCCCCGGCCGCCGGCGGGTTCGCCGGGGAGCACGGCGCGGTCCGCTACGGCGAGGGACTGCTCATCGGCTACCGCTGGTACGACGCGCA
This window of the Saccharopolyspora gloriosae genome carries:
- a CDS encoding glycoside hydrolase family 3 C-terminal domain-containing protein yields the protein MATTPETAADGTWDVPALLRSLTIEQKAALLDGADFWTTEPLREHGVPSIMLTDGPHGLRKQRAGGDHLGLADSVPATCFPTASGLASSWNTDLLDEVGRALGAECRAEDVAVLLGPGVNMKRTPLCGRNFEYFAEDPLLAGHLAAALVRGVQSQGVGTSVKHFAVNNQETERLTISAEVDERTLREIYLPAFEHVVREARPWTVMCSYNRINGVYASENRWLLTELLRDEWGFDGLVVSDWGAVNARDESLAAGLDLEMPSSGGAGAEVIVAAHRAGTLRGQDIDVAAGRVLRLVERATSAPGAAGFDPDEHHALAKRAAIESAVLLKNDSGVLPLRPESTTVAVLGELARTPRYQGAGSSQVRPTRLDDALSALETAGFAELRFAPGYEVEADAPDPGLAAEAVRRAAESDVAVLFLGLPPSAESEGYDRDHLSLPANQLDLLREVAAVNEHVVVVLAGGSVVTVDEWQRHATAILQGWLPGQAGGGALADLLTGAANPSGRLAETIPVRGAHAPAAGGFAGEHGAVRYGEGLLIGYRWYDAHELPVSHAFGEGLSYTTFDYTDLDVSVLEDGPRPKVGVSLTVTNTGSRAGQEVVQLYVADPECSVSRPEQELKAFAKVALEPGGSTRVALELDQRAFAYWHGPLGRWVVEGGEFELRAASSSRSTRLSAVVELAGEPIRSPLAPESELGAWLDDPVASRLLGEALAAGPMGELAADPQHVRMMRSFPASRLARFPGVAITHAQLREWAEQANRARR